The following DNA comes from Quercus robur chromosome 1, dhQueRobu3.1, whole genome shotgun sequence.
ctttgaaaaacaaataaatacagagaaaaaactactcaaaagaaaacttacaagttttggacagaaccaaggccttgcatggtcctcggactcaagcctatggggaaaccaagtactcaaaagaaaaattacaagttttggacagaactaaggccttgcatggtcctcggactcaagcctatggggaaaccaagtactcaaaagaaaaatcacaagttttggacagaaccaagaccttgcatggtcctcggactcaagcctatggggaaaccaagtactcaaaagaaaaattacaagttttggacagaaccaaggccttgcatggtcctcggactcaagcctatggggaaaccaagtactcaaaataaaaatcacaagttttggacagaaccaaggccttgcatggtcctcggactcaagcctatggggaaaccaaatactcaaaagaaaaattacaagttttggacagaaccaaggccttgcatggtcctcggactcaagcctatggggaaaccaagtactcaaaagaaaacttacaagttttggacaaaaccaaggccttgcatggtcctcggactcaagcctatggggaaaccaagtactcaaaagaaaaattacaagttttggacagaaccaaggccttgcatggtcctcggactcaagcctatggggaaaccaagtactcaaaagaaaactcacaagttttggacaaaaccaaggccttgcatggtcctcgaactcaagcctatggggaaaccaagtactcaaaagaaaaatcacaagttttggacagaaccaaggccttgcatggtcctcggactcaagcctatggggaaaccaagtactcaaaagaaaaattaccagttttggacagaaccaaggctttgcatggtcatcggactcaagcctatggggaaaccaagtactccaaagaaaaatcacaagttttggacagaacccaggccttgtatggtcctcggactcaagcctttgggaaACCGACTACCTAGAAGAGACAACATGGGTTTGGGCACGACCTGGACGTTACATGGACATTAGAATCTATCCGAGGAGAATTCCCCATTGATAGTTGGGCTAATCCCTAAACCACATGGATTCCCCGGTTTatcctcggatcctcaataccAAGAGGATTGATCCAATATATAGGGCAATATATTGCCAAAAATAGAGTCGAAGTCCCTCACTGCTCGGCTACCCTCTCAGATGAactatttagagtttatcgttctcggacggtcgcCTTGCCTGCATTACGAAGCACTCGGCcattatcccggttagttttatgagttttaatttactgggaattatcattattatgccTGATAATATTGATAAACTAGAATTAGTAGGTttctgtttcaaggtttcctgctctaagtatcatcaAAGGAAAACACatatggagcacacccattcacaaagtagttgttgcaaaaaagaaaaatattcaaaataagtaaataaattccttttttattaagacaaagaaatagtacagcgtacaatgaaaaactggaataagcttatattaaagctaactacataagcgaaaagaaagatacaagagaataaagagaaagccgaggaagtagtaCAAAGGAGAGGTTGGCTGCCGTTTCAAGACGTTGTTCAaggaaaaccattcctcaacacttttacatgcctataactcaggcagccaaagagcccaactcggggcctgcaccgttgaagaaaaggcgtAGAGAGCCCGACTTCGGGCTAGCGGAGCTGaaaaaaaggtgcagggaacccaacttgaggctagcaccgttgaagaaaaggtgcaggcaGCCGGAAGTTGATGGGCCTTCATGGAACCACGCCTACGGTAtcgcagacggcgctgatggcggaaaacctttcttctgacacaccaaaaatctggtgtgaccagaacctgcttcggattttgactgaaagaggggaGGGTACCGTTCacacaaaataatgtttttaaatattttattctaaagAAGGAATTGGCCAGCAAAAACTGCAAGGAACTTATTATCATACATTTACCAATCAGTCATCTTGTCAAGACTACATACCTTGGAATTCTATATGGGTGGCTGACACAGCTAATTTCTTTAAGAGCTTAGTTTTACTTGATGTTGGAAAGTTTGTTTTCTATGTAATTTGTGGAAAGATTAAGACAAcattgtgttttgttttctttcctaTTGTTGCAGACTTAAAAGTAATGTTTTGATATGCCAGgataaattttgttaaacagaaaagaaccCTTTCAGTTGTTATGGCTATTATTGATCAACCAATTTTTGTGGACTTTCTAGCAAATGGTATATTAACACACTTGTAATGATTATAGGATTTGGCATCAAGTTAACAATTGAAATTGGTTTTACCTATAAATTTGGTACTTAGTTTTCTACACACCTTGTTGGATATCGTGCTTTGATTCTGTGGCAACAAAAGAGTATTTCCTATAGACTTTACATTTTCTGTGTTGGCTCAATTGATTtcttccccccctcccccaccccccccaatctttatagttttttttgctaatttatTTGTCTATCTCTTAAGCTGGCAAGCATATGTAGAACTATATGAATAGAATGATAAACTATTGGAATTAGGCCTTAGTGACAACATGAAAAATTTGGTGAGCTTAGTTTCCTAGGCTTTAGTCCGAAGAAACAAGGGGGGGAATCTTTTACAATGTGTACACAATGCATAAAGCCAAATCATATACTTTAATATCTAAAATAGCACGGTTTTGATATTTGCTCACATATTTAATTGCTTgatgatttttatatttattttgacacTTGAAAATGTTgggatttgtttttttggtggAGATGTAAGATTACCAAGGGAAACAAGAGTTTGTTGAATAGATCCATTGAAATGGATAACCCTTTATGTCCTTTTAGTGGAAAGGATCCTTATTAATCATATGTTATTATTAATGTGATTTTGCAAGACTAATCACCTTAATTCAAGACTTTCTGCTCCACAGCACATGCCTTACTTCTTTATTTTGCCTCAACTAACTCAGCCTTACATTCATTAACCCAAAAATTTCCTCAACTATCTTTCCTTGTTAGTCATAGTCATCTTTCCTTGTGAAGCATTTATTGGCAGACTGGGTGCAATTTTACACTGCAGGTCTATAGCTCACCTGAGATGGTTTTGACTGGAGCAGTGGGTCAGTGACAAACTTGTGTGACTCAAATGGGTTTAGCTTTTGGAACATGCTTGGACAAACatgagattaaaagaaaaaatatatataaataaaagtggGGTGGGTTTGGCTAAAATAGAAGACTGCAACATAATATGGGCTttaattctatttctttttgtaatGGTGGTAAAAAGTGCTTTAGTTCTTGTCAACTTATAGAGTGCTATTGTTTTATGTATAGgattaatttttgtattctgTGGTATGACCATCCAGTGGTATTTCCAGTGGTATTTATGACATCGTATGGTATGACATTAATTATTGATATAGGTTAGCAGCCAATGTAATATCTGTTCTAAAGAGTCTCTATTTCAAATATTGCATTGTTTTTTATCCTACCAGTTCTATGGACTAGAAAAAAAGTCATCCATTTTGATGGAAACAAAATGGATTTTATTTCATACATGGAACCATATGGCTCACTGATTATAGGATTAAACTAAATGAAGATGCTTGTTATGAATGTACATTACTGATCACACTGCGCTTGGTATTAGAAATTTTCCTTTGTTAGTTTAACTGGAGTAGCCTGTATGTGttcttttttgagataattGACTGATTAATGTTGTAAGTAACAGTAATCGTAGTGTTCAATTGCATTGTCTAAAGTGGCATGTTGCATTTACTCTTTCCTTCCTTATCTTATCAGCATCACAGTCTGTAAAGAAAATCATTGAAATCAATCCTTACATGCTTGGCACTATGGTTGGAGGAGTTGCTGACTGTCAGTTTTGGCACAGAAATCTGGGCATTAAGgtaatttaataaaatgtttATGCTGTTTTCCCCAGATttagaatgaatttttttcagGCATGTTGGCTACAATTAATTTTGAGTCTGTGAGTGTATAACAATTATGATATGTTAGTATCGTTAGCTTTATGCTGTATACTTTGTGGTGTTGATGTTATCAGGAAAAGTCCAATGTGTTAAGCGAACCTTTTTAGTATAGTGAAGGTGATGTTTCAATGCTTTGCATGTACATTACGCAGCTAGAAATTGGTGTAGTGGTGGTGGTTTCTACATACTGGGTTAtcttgactaaaaaaaaaattacttattttcattATGACACTTATTCCTTAGTTCTTTTTGAAGATGGATAATTGAAGTggtagaaataataataatccctcccaaaatggaaaaagagtGTGATTTGTTAAATAGTCACTTCTAATTTGACTGTTTATGCAAAGCCAGTTAGGCATTTTACTTAATCTTTTAGGTGGTGGCTAACCCAATGCCCAATGAAGAAACCATATGCTAACCATAGAAAATAGTTTGAACTCCTGGCATGCTCTGTTGTGAATATGTCATCACAGGCAGTGCCCACTTTTTTAGTATATGGAACCtttgtttttgataagtagtaTATGGAACCTTTACAACCCAATATTAtgtgttttccttcttttgtcaCTGCCTAATTGACACTTTCTTGGCATTATTTAGTGCCGATTGCACGGATTGGCAAACAAGCGCAGAATTTCAGTCACAAGGGCATTAAAGCTGTTGGCAAACATTCTGTACTCTTACTGTTGAATGGGTCTGTCTATTGGGACCACGATTGCTGGATGGGATGAGATTGTAAAGACACATGACTGTATCATGTCATGTtattatgtactcttttaagcAGACTcttgtaatttgtattttctatGGGTTGTAGATAGTATTACTTTCCTTTAAATATCAGATATAAGAGCAAACAATAAAGGACTgggaaaatatataaaatatataaaataaaggacTGGGAAAATCCTTTCCTTTTGGACTTGAATTTTGCTTTAAATCACCCATACTTGCTCCTCCAAACTCCTTCTCCCTGCTTTCTGTCCAGGTTTATGGATGTATGAGTGGACTGAATTGAGGGCTaagcattgaaatttgaaagagtTCCTAGAATTTTGTAATTGCAGGCAAGAATTTAGGtgctttgtttttaaatattctGCACTCCATCAAGTTATATAGCAATTCTCATGTACAGCCATGAGAATTGTGGTGTAAGTTTGTCAGGCCAGCCTCCATACTATTTAGGAACTTGGCTGAACAGGCCAGCCTCACTCATTTTGTGTATGCACAATTTGTACTTGTATGACTTCCATAAGCACAGGAGCATGCTACCTTATCCTACTTTTCCATAGTCCATAAGCATAGGAGCATGCTGCCTTTTTTTCATTACCACTACTATCCAGTTATGCCAAGTACAGTGGAACAGGAAATGGTTGAAGTAGCTGGGGCATAGGGCTTATGCTGAACTTGGACGCTCTGCTATAGATGTTCTCTCCTTTAAGAGATGGATTCCAAGACATGCTTACAAGGCCTAAAATCCTTTAAGCACATGCATTTCCAGTTGGCCTTTGAAACTATTTATAGATAGACTTGTCTGTAAGGTTATCACTTACCAGACCCCTATGATTCATGGCTGTGTAGTTTTGTTGGGCGGCCACTTTTGTCACTGATTgttcaaaagttttaattaaattctatttGGTTTTACCATATTTTaatctctctgtgtgtgtgcgCTTTCATGGCAATACCTAAGAAAAATCTTGCTTTAGCTGCTCTTGTGGGCACTGGAAGACCTCATTTGGTTCGGGAGGTTCTAGGAACAAGAGAACATATCTGCACGTTGTCATGCCATTCCAAAATAATGCACTAACATTACAAGTTGAACTAAGTTATACATCCACTTACGTAAATAATATTTCCGTCACATATTATAGTGCCAAAACAATTACAGTGCAAAGCCATAGTATTTACATTGCACATTAGTAAATGGTCAATTGCCATTTTCAACATATAATCATCTCACATTACCACGGGCAACATAATCATCCCACATTGTGTCAGTGATATTGTCCCTAAATTGGCCCATCACTCTCTTCGATGCACTTGACATTTCTAGTACATGCCTTTGGGTCGCTGAGCTTGTTGATGCTCTAGCATCGCCACTGCCTTTGCCATCGTCACTACCTTCGCTATTGGTTGCACTACTTTCGCGATCACTCTCCCCTATTGTTTTGAACAATTCATCACTCCGATTGTTCATGTGTTTGAAATTGTGTAGAGCACAGCACACAACAATCACGTAACCTTGCCTAATTGGCTTGAAGTTTGGCATTAAATTCAGAATGGGGAAATGGGCCTTTATCACTTCAAAAGACCGCTCAATAACCATCTGCAAGGATAAGTGCCTGTAGTTGTATAACTCTTTCTTTGATGTTATCCGTCTACCGGTCGAGCGAAATTCTTGTGCATGGTACCTAGTTGACTTGTGAGGGGGGAGAAAACTAGTGCCAATTGGTAGACCCGAATCTATCAAGTAGTGCGaccctacacacacacacaaccagCCAACacataattatttcattcataAATTTACTACTTAGACGTGGAGGATAAAATAACTTTAGTTAAAGTCACAGAAATGTATAGTACCTGTTGGTGGCCATGGGAATCCATGCTTCCTTTCACTATTCGCTTCCTCGAAAACCCTTGTGTCATTCGCACTGCCTTCCCACCCAGCATGGACAAATGTGAATTGCATGTCCATGTTATACACACACAGCACATTAGTTGTTATAAGGCTCTTGCGGTCCCTGTGTGCTTAAGTCTCATTTGCAGGAGGTTGAGCACTCACGTGCGTTCCATCCATTGCTCCTACACATCTCTACACATGAAAGTTTTCATTAATCTTAGCAAGCACAAATcaaatatcatattattttacTGTTATACGAAGTTAGTTAAGTAATGGAATGTTTTGTACCTTAAACCATGGCCAGTACTTGTTCACTTGAAAATGTTCGGGGAGGCCTGTGACATTCTGATCAGGTTTAATTAAATGCTTCGCGTAGTGGTGGACAGCTAGCAATGCCTTACGAAAATGCCGACACACGGTTTCTGTTGAGTGCTGAAACCTGTCTGCAACACATCTAAAGTGGGTGTTGTGTCCAAGTATGAACAATAACATGGCCACGGCCTGAGTGGCATTCACCGAACCCTGTCTGTCCCTCAAGTAACCATGTTGAGCCAAATCGTCCACTAAATGTAACAGCAACTCAGGTGTCATGCGGAACATCTCAAAATCCTTAGCTGGATTACCTTCAGTGACCTCGTCCATATATGCCCTGCTGGTCAACGCACTTGTTCGCATTGGTTGTTTATCATAATGCCGCTGCATGTACGCATACATCTCCCCGACTATAGGATTCACTAAATTAAactttgcttcttcttcacGTTTGAACTCCGAATCGGTccaatcatcatcattatcttcaTCTACATTGCTGGAACCAATGTCGTTGAAGTATGCATCATCGAAGTCATACTCTTGGAACGCTTGTGACCAGTCATTTCAGGATGCCATAAGTGACCTACACATTAGCACAAACACACTATTCAGGTAGGTTATGTAAAGAGAGATATTTCTAGTAAATATGTTATTCTTAACAGTCTACACCTTAGCCTGTAGTCCAACAAAGTGATGAGACCATCAACATAGGAAATAGAAACCTATCAAATAGTCCTACTAATAACATCAACCATAGATTATAAGAagacaacaaaaaataattaaaataaaaaatagcataatATCAACGTACAATATAAACACCTAATTCAATAGTCACAATTATAGACATATACaaatcaacaaacccaaaatccaaatccataGCATAATAGAATACAAACCATACAAACATCCCAAGTTCGTAAATAACATAAACCTTCGTATTATCcgtacaaaacaaaaacaagtaaatagAACAACCTGAATCCATAGTATGTAAAAACCAAATAGCTTAGACTTAATGCAACACTATTCTCCCTACTAACCAAATACAACTACAGCTAAGTACTAAATAATAAGCATGTAAATATGTCAATCCTCCTCCGGGTTTAGAATGTCCTCAATCCAAGTCTTCCTCCTATGCTCCGGCATACTCATAAACACTACCCTATTATCCTTTTGCTGCAAAACCTTTGACATCTTGACATAGGCCTTGTTACTCAGATCCTCATATGAATTTAGCAATTGAATTGCCTTGCCAAGTGAACAAGGATCACCCCCTACGCCGGATTGGGCGAATTGCTCGGATGAACAGCTGGAATTGCCGAGTTTACCATTGAACCTATCCTTCGTCATTGCGGTGTAGTCCTTTAGGGCCACAGTCATTTCACTTACCTTATCCGACTTCTTTAAGACCTTCTTACCCTTGCCACTTGCATCTTCCACGGGACGTTTTTCCGCCCGTTGGGTTACCTCCTTAACCTCAGCATCCTCCATAGTTTACGGGAAACTGTTAAAGTTAGGAGTGTAACAGTCATCGTCCACATTGATGGGTGCACTTGCATTGGCATTGGCATTGGCATTGGCAAGCTCTTCCTCTAAGGCATCGCTTCTCGTCACTATTCAGGGAGGAGTGTTTGAGGAGATCTGCAGGTTCCCAGTCGCAGTACTAGGGGCGAACACCTGCTGCAGTGATGGGTAGTCTGGGCATCCCTGTTTCCTTAAGTTAGCTACACCACGATTGCCCTGCAATGTCCTTGGAAACATTAGCACACTAAATGCACCAATTCATATATTACCAACTTGGAGGAAACttgcataaataaataagggcAATAATTGatatacctaaaaaaaaaaacgcaccAGTTCATATATTACCAACTTGGAGGCAAattgcataaataaataattgcaataagttatataaataataaacaacAGTAAACATACCGCAATCACATTCTGTCACACCTTGTCATCACAAGTCACTGTTTGGGTCTACTCGTCCCACCCCAACCCTGTGTGTCTTAGCAACTGGCTCCACTTTAATTGTTTGAGTCGGAGCCTATTGTGCTTCTGTTGAACTTGCTTAGAGAGAAAGTCTTTCCCTATCTTTTGGTAAAGTTCAGCTATAATTGATGCCCACGTAGGACCCTTGAACACACCATTTGGCATGTTACCCTTAAATTGTTCCTCCAACATGATCTCAATAAAAATATGTTCTACATGGGGAGGCCACTTCTTCTCATCCGTCTCTTATGATTCATGTGCCATCTATTTGAAATATCTCATGAGGTAAGCTCATGACAgataataattttaagaattgatTAATAGGACTATAGGATTCATGTGCCATGTAGGTTTAAGGggtccaaaaaatgaaaaatattccACAATTAAATCAACACGGATAAGAAAAAGCATGCATGGAATGTAAGAAACAATggtaatatataagaaatagtGGTAATATATAAATCCTTCATCGAGGTTTACCACATATACAATGTGACCAGATATACAAAAGATGGAAGATTGAAGCAATGAGTTAGTAAACTGAATAAGTGGTCACAAATACAACTAGGTTAGTGCATGGTTAAGTACATGGTAATCTATAAGAAAGTACGCTACTGAATATAATGGGAACAAAATATGTCAATAGTATATTAAAAGGGACATGGACTAAATTGCTTCGACTATGCATCCGCCTCTTACTAAGGCGGGTCATCAAACAATCAATCTGGAGAGGCCACGGGGGAAACGTTGGGCCGAAAAGATATGGTACGCACTCCCATTGCTCTGCGATAATTTGTTGAATACACTTCCACCTCCGAGTTACTCGCCTCACAGTAAAGGCCTTCCCCAAGCAGGCATTAAGATTGTCTGTGATCTCCTCCCACACTTGCGCATTGGCATGATAAGGACGCAAATTCCCACAACAATAGTGTCCAAGTATAGAGTCACACAATAGATCCTCACAATTGGCATCCCATGTTATCAACTCCACAACCATCTTAAAGAACAACACACACATCTCATACATAATCATATCATAAGTACAATAAAGATATGCCAGTATTTTTAGAGGAACAAATATTGAGCATAGATCCatattaatatgtatatattactGCAA
Coding sequences within:
- the LOC126712789 gene encoding uncharacterized protein LOC126712789 — encoded protein: MDMQFTFVHAGWEGSANDTRVFEEANSERKHGFPWPPTGSHYLIDSGLPIGTSFLPPHKSTRYHAQEFRSTGRRITSKKELYNYRHLSLQMVIERSFEVIKAHFPILNLMPNFKPIRQGYVIVVCCALHNFKHMNNRSDELFKTIGESDRESSATNSEGSDDGKGSGDARASTSSATQRHVLEMSSASKRVMGQFRDNITDTMWDDYVARGNVR